A genomic segment from Nicotiana tabacum cultivar K326 chromosome 7, ASM71507v2, whole genome shotgun sequence encodes:
- the LOC107823348 gene encoding putative late blight resistance protein homolog R1B-17, which produces MGGCGNTTLAKKAQDDQSIRSHFDIQTWVTISQEYHLNEVLPSLARSLTGYEFQGMSDDQLMDQSYKALKGRKYLIVVDDIWSTKIWDLIARTLPDDNNGSRIILTTRLKDVAEYANPDIPPLEVLPLGVDESWKLLQNKLLGKSHINCHSELEDIGKKIVQKCQGLPLAILVVAGHLSRISPKRENWVTVSENVNEVVTSYPNECIAVLAISYHHLPIHLKPCFLHMGAFPEDSEIDAWRLIRLWVAEGFLKRDKLRSLEKVAEDCLEDLASRNLIMVKRGKLNGRIKNLPYA; this is translated from the coding sequence ATGGGTGGATGTGGCAATACCACACTTGCTAAAAAGGCTCAAGATGATCAATCAATTAGATCACATTTTGACATCCAAACGTGGGTTACTATATCTCAAGAATATCACTTAAACGAAGTGTTGCCAAGCCTTGCACGTAGCCTTACAGGATACGAGTTTCAGGGAATGAGTGATGACCAGTTAATGGACCAGTCATATAAAGCACTTAAGGGTCGGAAGTATCTTATCGtagttgatgatatttggagtacaaagatttgggatttgattgcGAGAACCCTTCCTGATGACAATAATGGAAGTCGAATCATTCTGACTACGAGGCTAAAAGATGTGGCTGAGTATGCTAACCCTGATATCCCTCCTCTTGAAGTGCTGCCGTTAGGGGTAGATGAGAGTTGGAAGTTACTTCAGAATAAGTTGTTGGGGAAAAGCCACATTAATTGTCATTCTGAATTAGAAGATATCGGGAAGAAAATAGTACAAAAATGCCAGGGACTGCCTCTAGCAATTTTGGTGGTTGCTGGGCATCTCTCTAGGATTTCCCCAAAAAGGGAAAACTGGGTAACTGTATCTGAAAATGTGAATGAAGTTGTTACAAGTTATCCGAATGAATGCATAGCAGTGCTTGCGATCAGTTACCATCACCTGCCTATTCACCTCAAACCTTGTTTCCTCCATATGGGAGCATTCCCTGAGGATTCTGAGATTGATGCTTGGCGGTTAATTCGTCTGTGGGTTGCAGAGGGTTTTCTGAAGAGGGATAAGCTGAGAAGCCTGGAAAAAGTGGCAGAGGATTGTTTGGAAGATCTGGCTAGCAGAAATTTAATAATGGTCAAAAGGGGGAAACTCAATGGCCGGATCAAAAATTTGCCGTATGCATGA